From the bacterium genome, the window CAGGTCGCCGTCGGAGCCGTTGGTGGCGATGACGTCGGCCGCCAGGTTGAAGGGCAGGGTGCCCAGGCCCATGTCGAAGTGCAGGCCCACGGCCAATTGGGAGTCAATGTCGCCCCAATCGTCGGAATCCAGGCCCTTCTGGCCGATCTGGAAGGCGTAGTTCATGCCGGCCGCCTTGGCCAGTCCCGCCGTGAGGCAGAGGACGCTCAAGGCGATGATCGAACGCTTCATGGTGCCTCCTTGTCGTTGACACGTGATGGGACGCCACCCTCGTGGGGCCCCGTTGTTGTTGAATCCCGCAGCGACGCAGGCGCTCTACCAGGTGAAGCCCGCGGCCAGGCTGAGCATGGATCCGCCGGCGGCCACCTTGAAATCGTCCAGATCGTCGTCGTCCGGCTTGAGCACCACCTTGGCCGAACTCATCCGGTAGTCGAGTCCCAGGAAGAGCGGCCCCAAGGGCACCACCAGACCGGCGTCCAGCACCAGCCCCGCGCCCAACCCCTGCCACTTGGCCTCGTCCACCACTTCGAAGCCAGCCGAGACAAAGCCAAAGCCCACCCCCGCATAGGGGCGGACCGGAGAATCAGACTTGGTCAGGTAGTAGCGCAAAGCACCCGACAACTCCGCCGTGCTGCCTGAGACATCATAGCCGAACAACTCGTCCTCCTTGGCGCTGCCCAGCAGGTCGAGGGCAAAGGAGAGGGAGGGCGAGCCCAGGGGCACGTCCAGATGCAGGGCGAACATCGTCTGCTTCTCCAGCGGCTCCCAGTCCTCCTTCTTGAGCGACTTGCTCCCCAGCTGGAGGGCCAGGTAGCTGCGGGGCCTCGCGGTCGGGAGGGTGGTCCGCACCTGGGGCCGGACCTGGATCTGGTCCTGGCGGGGCGTCTCCGCCGAGGGCTGGGCAGCCGGCGACGATTCGATGGCCTGGACGGGGGCCGGTACAGCCTGCCGCACGGGCTGGGCCTGACCGTCCGGCCTGTCCAGCTGCAGCCGGCGCTGCTCCGATTCAATGGCCCGCGTCATCTGCTCATCGTCCAGCTTGACCGACACCTTGTAGTAGATGGTACGGCCGTCCACGCGGTGCTCCAGCACTTTTTTCTGCTTGACGACGGCGGCGGCCAGGGTGTTGACCAGATCCTCGCGCAGCTCGTAGTTCTCGATGGCGGTGGTGGAAGCGACGAAGAGGGCGCACTGCTCGATGGCCGCCCGCAGGGCCATGTTCTCGCAGCGCTGCTTGGCCTGCATGATGCTCTCGTTGTCGCCGTAAGTGTATTCGTACTCGCCGATGCTCTCACACATCTCGGCGGACAGCGGACGTCCCGCCGCCGCCAGGAGCAGAGCCAGAACCAGCCAGGTCGCCATTCTCATCGTGCTCTCCTCAGTTGCGCGGTCGCGGGGCGGACCGTGCGTGACGCTGCGGCAAGCGCCGACCGGACTGTGGACCGGTGGGCCTGACCGGACCCAAGTTCATGAAAGCCGGGCAACCATGCGACAGGGGTTAAAAGTCCAGTTGCAGGTAGACGACCCCGGGCAGGGGGTTCTGGTAGTAGGCGGGAATGAGCCGGAAGCCCAGTTCCCGGTAGAGGGCAAGGGCCGCCTCCAGCCGCTCCAGGGTGTCCAGGCGCATGGCCCGGTAGCCCAGGCGCCGCGCCTCCGCCAGCAAGTCCAGGCAGAGGCGGCGGCCCAGGCCGCAGCCGCGGGCGATGGGCCGCACGTAGAGCCGCTTCATCTCGCAGACCCCGTCCCCCAGGTCCTTGAGGGCGATGCAGCCCGCCACGGCGCCCTCCACTTCACCCAGCAGCAGCAGACCGCGGGGCGGCCCGTAGGCGCCGGGCAAGGTCTCCAGTTCCTGCTGGAAGCCCTGGAAGCAGAGATCCTCGCCCAGATGATGGGCGTACTCGATGAAGAGCCCGCGGACCGTCTCCAGATCCTCCGGAAAGCGGGCGGGAGCGATGATGCCCATGCAATCTCTCCCAACATGTGGCAGTCAATCGGTATCGCTATCGGGATCGCTATCGGGATCGACCCATGACCATGGTCGAGCTGTGTTTCGATATCGATATCGAATTCGATTTCGGTCCCAATCGCGATGGTCACTCCTCCAGCTTCCGGTAGAGGCTGGAGAGCGAGATCTCCAGCCGCTGGGCCGCCAGGGGTTTGTCCCCGCCCGCCAGCTCGATCTGGCGCAGGATGTGGCGGCGCTCGAACTGGTGGACCGCCTCCTTCAGGGCGTCGGGCAGGCCCTCGTCCTCGCTGCGCGTCACCAGCTGGCTGCTCAAGTGCTCGGGGAGCAGGGTGTCGCCGTCGCAGAAGATCATGGCCCGCTCCACGGCGTTCTCCAGCTCGCGCACGTTGCCGCGCCAGCGATGGCGCCGGAAGAGGCGGAGCACCTCGGGGGAGGCGGCGCGCACCGGCTTTTTCATGTCGCGGCTGTGCTTGCGGATGAAGTGCTCGACGAGGGGCGGGATGTCCTCCTCCCGCTCGGAGAGGGCGGGCAGGCGGATCTCCACCACGTTGAGGCGGTAGTAGAGGTCCTGCCGGAACTGGCCCCGCTCCACCATCTCCTCCAGGTTGCGGTTGGTGGCGGCGATGAGGCGCAGGTCGAGGGGCTGGGGGTCGATCGCCCCCACCGGCTGCACCTCGCGCTCCTCGATGGCGCGCAGCAGCTTCACCTGCAGGTGGAGGGGCACCTCGCTGATCTCGTCGAGAAAAAGAGTGCCGCCCTGGGCGGCGTTCATGAGGCCCTCCTTGTTGCGGATCGCCCCTGTGAAGGAGCCCTTGCGGTGTCCGAAGAGCTCGCTCTCGAGCAGGGTCTCGGGGACGGCGGCCAGGTTGATCGCCA encodes:
- a CDS encoding GNAT family N-acetyltransferase, which translates into the protein MGIIAPARFPEDLETVRGLFIEYAHHLGEDLCFQGFQQELETLPGAYGPPRGLLLLGEVEGAVAGCIALKDLGDGVCEMKRLYVRPIARGCGLGRRLCLDLLAEARRLGYRAMRLDTLERLEAALALYRELGFRLIPAYYQNPLPGVVYLQLDF
- a CDS encoding sigma-54 dependent transcriptional regulator: MHLNILVVDDEPILREDLRAFLAQRGHRVRAAADGRRALALLDEEEADLVITDLRMPGLDGLELLERVQTDHPGTLVIVLTAYASVENAIEALRRGAADYLLKPLEYEELELRVRRLAELREIQRENQLLKRQLHLKEPDRHIVARSEVMQEVLRTLDTVAASEGTVLILGPSGTGKELVARAIHARSPRREGRFVAINLAAVPETLLESELFGHRKGSFTGAIRNKEGLMNAAQGGTLFLDEISEVPLHLQVKLLRAIEEREVQPVGAIDPQPLDLRLIAATNRNLEEMVERGQFRQDLYYRLNVVEIRLPALSEREEDIPPLVEHFIRKHSRDMKKPVRAASPEVLRLFRRHRWRGNVRELENAVERAMIFCDGDTLLPEHLSSQLVTRSEDEGLPDALKEAVHQFERRHILRQIELAGGDKPLAAQRLEISLSSLYRKLEE